From the genome of Pelomonas sp. SE-A7, one region includes:
- a CDS encoding TonB C-terminal domain-containing protein, producing the protein MRFPAVSAAEVSAADRWPRHRRRSAQWRRSAAALFSLLAHAVLLSLTFGTDELGLPGLGLPWQQRRAEATDIRVVLAPPPPPAPAASAIPEPQDPAASEPAPAASMPEAFTVVDARPNVVLEPLAAAPTPPPTPAPTPAVTPSPISPAPEPPAPAPTPVPAPARTVLAAERAPDLRWSVPPSSSLSSSPVIASASSPELAPALDRAKIEAEMDKAAEQARLEAARLEAIRQEAARQEALRLEAARVEAARQEAARLEAAKQETARQELARQEAARQEAVRQEANKQETARLEAARQEAARVEAARQEAARVELAKQEVARQAAARQEAARQEAARQEAARQEALRQEAARREAARQEAARIEAARLASIKAEADAREARLRAIGQQLNEEAAKRDAAAAAARPSQGASLPYSISSPRRGRIFGRTDNSPELVLYAEAWSRKIQLNQTFEMVREAARQPHADPLVIVAVRSNGSIESITFVRSSGVPALDEAIKRVIQSQENYAEFSPLLAREYDVVEIRRTWHFDMAIRLY; encoded by the coding sequence TTGAGATTCCCTGCAGTCTCGGCGGCGGAGGTGTCGGCGGCTGACCGCTGGCCCCGGCATCGCAGGCGGTCGGCGCAGTGGCGCCGCTCGGCCGCGGCGCTGTTCTCGCTGCTGGCCCATGCCGTGCTGCTGAGCCTCACCTTCGGCACCGACGAGCTGGGCCTGCCCGGCCTGGGTCTGCCCTGGCAGCAGCGGCGCGCCGAAGCGACCGACATCCGCGTGGTGCTGGCGCCGCCACCGCCACCGGCACCGGCCGCATCGGCGATTCCCGAACCACAAGATCCGGCAGCGAGCGAACCGGCTCCGGCGGCGTCCATGCCGGAAGCCTTCACCGTGGTGGATGCACGGCCGAACGTGGTGCTTGAACCGCTGGCCGCGGCTCCTACGCCGCCACCAACGCCGGCGCCGACACCGGCCGTAACTCCCAGTCCCATCAGCCCAGCCCCCGAGCCGCCCGCACCGGCTCCGACTCCGGTCCCCGCCCCAGCCCGGACCGTCCTGGCCGCTGAGCGGGCACCCGATCTCAGGTGGTCGGTACCGCCGAGCTCATCGCTGTCCTCGTCGCCGGTGATTGCCTCGGCTTCCAGCCCCGAGCTGGCACCCGCCCTTGATCGCGCCAAGATCGAGGCGGAGATGGACAAAGCGGCGGAGCAAGCCCGGCTGGAAGCGGCCCGGTTGGAGGCCATTCGACAGGAAGCTGCACGTCAAGAGGCGCTGCGCTTGGAGGCTGCTCGCGTGGAAGCCGCCCGGCAAGAGGCCGCCCGTCTCGAGGCCGCAAAGCAGGAAACGGCGCGGCAGGAGCTGGCCAGGCAGGAGGCGGCTCGCCAAGAGGCGGTCCGCCAGGAAGCCAACAAGCAGGAGACTGCCCGGCTGGAAGCGGCGCGGCAGGAGGCGGCCCGTGTCGAAGCCGCCAGGCAGGAAGCGGCGCGAGTGGAGCTGGCCAAACAGGAAGTGGCTCGCCAGGCGGCCGCCAGGCAAGAGGCAGCACGTCAGGAAGCCGCTCGCCAGGAAGCGGCGCGACAAGAAGCCCTCAGGCAGGAGGCCGCCCGACGCGAGGCGGCCCGGCAGGAAGCGGCGCGGATCGAGGCGGCCCGCCTCGCAAGCATCAAGGCCGAGGCCGATGCGCGCGAAGCCCGGCTGCGCGCCATAGGCCAGCAGCTGAACGAGGAAGCGGCCAAGCGCGATGCGGCGGCCGCCGCGGCCCGGCCCTCGCAGGGCGCCTCGCTGCCGTACTCGATCAGCAGTCCGCGTCGCGGCCGCATCTTCGGCCGCACCGACAACAGCCCGGAGCTGGTGCTCTACGCCGAGGCCTGGTCCCGCAAGATCCAGCTGAACCAGACCTTCGAGATGGTCCGCGAGGCAGCCCGCCAGCCCCATGCCGATCCGCTGGTGATCGTGGCCGTGCGCAGCAATGGCTCGATCGAGTCGATCACCTTCGTCCGCTCCAGCGGTGTGCCGGCGCTGGACGAGGCGATCAAGCGCGTCATCCAAAGCCAGGAGAACTACGCCGAGTTCTCGCCGCTGCTGGCCCGCGAATACGACGTGGTCGAGATCCGCCGCACCTGGCATTTCGACATGGCCATCCGCCTCTACTGA
- a CDS encoding cellulase family glycosylhydrolase yields the protein MSPLRRRQLLASAAALPLGSAGWAAAEPERRILLDLSQAQAPLDRFFDHCVGSDYPGTLFREDSLAQLKTAVDELGFRYLRFHAIFHDVFKTVRRDERGQLVFDFGNIDKLYDALLARRIRPLVELGFTPLALATSPLKIFYWEGNTSHPQPEGWVALTEAFTRHLLQRYGADEVRQWYFEVWNEPNLDGFWEKADQQAYFELYSRTAKAIKSIDPQLRVGGPSTAGAAWVPEFLAHAKATDTPVDFVTTHTYGVDHGFLDEYGVEDRQLSPSPDAIVGDVSRVRAQIEASHRPGLPLFFTEWSSSYNPRDKVHDSYMSAAYVLAKLRRVQGMAQSMSYWTYSDLFEEPGPPDAPFHGGFGMMTREGLRKPVWFAYKYLAQLQGREILSGDADCWAATDGKTLRLLAWDWRDPGQKVSNRSFFGKPQPARPLAPLPVQLSHLQPGRYRLQLRRTGYEANDAHTAYLKAGSPKALDAKQLAAMQKLTADRPELQRELRVGADGRLQLKLPMRTHDVLLLSLERLGG from the coding sequence ATGAGCCCCTTGCGCCGTCGACAGCTGCTGGCCAGTGCGGCCGCCTTGCCGCTGGGCTCGGCCGGCTGGGCCGCGGCCGAGCCGGAGCGCCGCATCCTGCTGGACCTCAGCCAGGCCCAGGCGCCGCTGGATCGCTTCTTCGATCACTGCGTGGGCTCGGACTATCCGGGCACGCTGTTCCGCGAGGATTCGCTGGCCCAGCTCAAGACCGCGGTGGACGAGCTGGGCTTTCGCTACCTTCGCTTCCACGCGATCTTCCACGACGTGTTCAAGACGGTGAGGCGTGACGAACGGGGCCAGCTGGTCTTCGACTTCGGCAACATCGACAAGCTCTACGACGCTCTGCTGGCGCGCCGCATACGGCCGCTGGTCGAGCTGGGCTTCACACCGCTGGCGCTGGCCACGTCGCCGCTGAAGATCTTCTACTGGGAAGGCAATACCTCGCATCCGCAGCCCGAGGGCTGGGTGGCCTTGACAGAGGCCTTCACACGCCATTTGCTGCAACGCTATGGCGCGGACGAGGTGCGGCAGTGGTACTTCGAAGTCTGGAACGAACCCAATCTGGACGGCTTCTGGGAGAAGGCCGACCAGCAGGCCTACTTCGAGCTCTACAGCCGCACGGCCAAGGCGATCAAGTCCATCGATCCGCAGCTGCGCGTCGGCGGGCCTTCGACGGCCGGCGCCGCCTGGGTGCCTGAGTTCCTCGCGCACGCCAAGGCCACGGACACGCCGGTGGACTTCGTCACCACCCACACCTATGGCGTGGACCATGGCTTCCTCGACGAATACGGCGTCGAGGACCGCCAGCTCTCGCCTTCGCCCGACGCCATCGTCGGCGACGTGAGCCGGGTGCGCGCGCAGATCGAGGCCTCGCACCGTCCGGGCCTGCCGCTGTTCTTCACCGAATGGAGCAGCAGCTACAACCCGCGGGACAAGGTCCACGACTCCTACATGAGTGCGGCCTATGTGCTGGCCAAGCTGCGGCGGGTGCAGGGCATGGCCCAGTCGATGAGCTACTGGACCTACAGCGACCTGTTCGAGGAACCGGGGCCGCCGGACGCGCCCTTCCACGGCGGCTTCGGCATGATGACCCGCGAAGGCCTGCGCAAGCCGGTCTGGTTCGCCTACAAGTACCTGGCCCAGCTGCAGGGCCGCGAAATCCTCAGCGGCGACGCCGACTGCTGGGCGGCGACCGACGGCAAGACGCTCCGGCTGCTGGCCTGGGACTGGCGCGACCCGGGCCAGAAGGTCTCGAACCGCAGCTTCTTCGGCAAGCCGCAGCCGGCCCGCCCGCTGGCGCCGCTGCCGGTGCAGCTGAGCCATCTGCAGCCCGGCCGCTACCGACTGCAATTGCGCCGCACCGGCTACGAAGCCAACGATGCCCATACCGCCTACCTGAAAGCGGGCTCGCCCAAGGCGCTGGATGCGAAGCAGCTGGCGGCCATGCAGAAGCTCACCGCCGACCGGCCGGAGCTGCAGCGCGAACTGCGCGTAGGCGCCGACGGCCGGCTGCAATTGAAGCTGCCCATGCGAACCCATGACGTGCTGCTGCTGAGCCTGGAACGGCTGGGCGGCTGA
- a CDS encoding glycoside hydrolase family 5 protein, with translation MNRFLICLLLGLSVCTPSCGGGGGPSPSSPSATAAPASTGMREITSLQLSRQMGAGWNLGNTLEAIGGETAWGNPKATQQLMDAIKAAGFKTVRIPVAWKQYADAGDNIAPQWLARVAEVVGYAQKAGLFAIINVHWDGGWLQPTYAAQSMANARLAKYWTQIAKHFQAYDDTLLFAGTNEVMVEGDYGTPKPEYVAVQNGFNQIFVTAVRATGGNNAVRHLVVQGFNTNIDHTIAFAQLPTDMAKDRLMMEIHYYDPYHFTLDEKSAIWQWGAGATDPKATDSWGNESHADAQFQKMKTGYVDKGIPVILGEFGVIARTQYAGSEKFRLAWNGYIARAAWQRGLVPVYWDNGPTGDKSMGLFDRASGRQVYPDLVKAIVDATR, from the coding sequence ATGAACCGATTCCTGATTTGCCTGCTGCTTGGGTTGAGTGTCTGCACGCCGAGCTGCGGCGGTGGTGGTGGGCCAAGCCCCAGCTCGCCTTCGGCAACGGCAGCTCCGGCCAGCACCGGCATGCGCGAGATCACCAGCCTGCAGCTGTCCAGGCAGATGGGCGCCGGCTGGAACCTGGGCAATACGCTAGAAGCAATCGGTGGCGAGACGGCCTGGGGCAATCCCAAGGCGACGCAGCAGCTGATGGACGCGATCAAGGCGGCCGGCTTCAAGACGGTCCGCATCCCGGTGGCCTGGAAGCAGTACGCCGATGCCGGCGACAACATAGCCCCGCAGTGGCTGGCCCGCGTGGCCGAGGTCGTGGGCTATGCGCAGAAGGCCGGCCTGTTCGCCATCATCAATGTGCACTGGGACGGTGGCTGGCTGCAGCCCACCTATGCGGCCCAGTCCATGGCCAATGCCCGGCTGGCCAAGTACTGGACCCAGATCGCCAAGCACTTCCAGGCCTATGACGACACGCTGCTGTTCGCCGGCACCAACGAGGTGATGGTGGAGGGCGACTACGGCACGCCCAAGCCCGAGTACGTGGCGGTGCAGAACGGCTTCAACCAAATCTTCGTGACGGCGGTGCGCGCCACCGGCGGCAACAACGCGGTGCGCCACCTGGTGGTGCAGGGCTTCAACACCAACATCGACCACACCATCGCCTTCGCCCAGCTGCCCACGGACATGGCCAAGGACCGGCTGATGATGGAGATCCACTACTACGACCCCTACCACTTCACGCTGGACGAGAAGAGCGCGATCTGGCAATGGGGGGCCGGCGCCACCGACCCCAAGGCCACGGACAGCTGGGGCAACGAGTCGCATGCCGATGCCCAGTTCCAGAAGATGAAGACCGGCTATGTGGACAAGGGCATCCCGGTGATCCTGGGCGAGTTCGGCGTCATTGCCCGGACCCAGTACGCCGGCTCCGAGAAGTTCCGCCTGGCCTGGAACGGCTACATCGCCCGCGCCGCCTGGCAGCGTGGCCTGGTGCCGGTCTACTGGGACAACGGCCCCACCGGCGACAAGAGCATGGGCCTGTTCGACCGGGCCAGCGGCAGACAGGTCTATCCGGACCTGGTCAAGGCCATCGTCGACGCGACGCGCTAG
- a CDS encoding family 43 glycosylhydrolase, whose protein sequence is MSSLSRRQALAAALAGAGAVPAMAAPQFGQGLEGQRRADLGKGWFRNPVVPGDHADPTVLKDGSDYYLTFSSFQSYPGAVIWHSTDLVNWTPLTAALQQPIGTVWAMDLVKHEGRYFLYIPVLQPQRMAIYVIHADQIRGPWSAPIDLQIDGCIDPGHAVGEDGRRYLFVNGGRRVRLSSDGLRTDGPVQANAWTPWQYPADWVVEMYAPEGPKLFRRGAWYYLVSAVGGTAGPATSHMVTVARSRSIDGPWEHCPHNPIVRTRSADEPWWSRGHASVVEGPGGDWWMLYHGYENGFRTLGRQTLLEPIEWTADGWFRAKGGTLDKPLPKPRGGKAGPAGATLSDDFSRSRLGLQWSFHAPGADEAARLKHGEGGLAMRAKGKALADCSPLCCIVGDRSYEVEVELEVEGEAHGGLALFYDERGHAGLGFSRSEMLTYGYGQEQGWMREKRAAGPVRIKLRNRENVLTWWTSTAGQDWKQYGWQMEVSGLHHNVFGGFLALRVALFSAGQGEVRFRRFIYRGLPA, encoded by the coding sequence GTGAGCAGCCTCTCCCGACGGCAGGCCCTGGCGGCCGCGCTGGCCGGCGCCGGCGCCGTGCCTGCCATGGCCGCTCCGCAGTTCGGCCAGGGCCTGGAAGGCCAGCGCCGGGCCGACCTGGGCAAGGGCTGGTTCCGCAATCCGGTGGTGCCGGGCGACCATGCCGACCCGACCGTGCTGAAGGACGGGAGCGACTACTACCTGACGTTCTCGTCCTTCCAGTCCTACCCGGGTGCGGTGATCTGGCATTCCACCGACCTGGTGAACTGGACGCCGCTCACCGCCGCTTTGCAGCAGCCCATAGGCACGGTCTGGGCCATGGACCTGGTCAAGCACGAGGGCCGCTATTTCCTCTACATCCCGGTGCTGCAGCCGCAGCGCATGGCGATCTACGTGATCCATGCGGATCAGATCCGCGGCCCCTGGAGTGCGCCCATCGACCTGCAGATCGACGGCTGCATAGACCCGGGCCATGCCGTGGGCGAGGACGGCCGGCGCTATCTGTTCGTCAACGGCGGACGGCGGGTGCGGCTGAGCAGCGACGGCCTGCGCACCGACGGGCCGGTGCAAGCGAACGCCTGGACGCCCTGGCAGTACCCGGCCGACTGGGTGGTCGAGATGTATGCGCCGGAAGGTCCCAAGCTGTTCCGCCGCGGCGCCTGGTACTACCTGGTCTCGGCCGTGGGCGGCACGGCCGGTCCGGCCACCAGCCACATGGTCACCGTGGCCCGTTCGCGCTCCATCGATGGCCCTTGGGAGCATTGCCCGCACAACCCCATCGTTCGCACCCGCAGCGCCGATGAGCCCTGGTGGTCGCGCGGGCATGCCAGCGTGGTCGAGGGGCCGGGCGGCGACTGGTGGATGCTGTACCACGGCTACGAGAACGGCTTCAGGACGCTGGGCCGGCAAACCCTGCTGGAGCCCATCGAATGGACCGCCGACGGCTGGTTCCGCGCCAAAGGCGGCACGCTGGACAAGCCCTTGCCCAAGCCGCGCGGCGGCAAGGCCGGGCCGGCCGGTGCGACGCTGTCCGACGACTTCTCGCGCAGCCGCCTGGGCCTGCAGTGGAGCTTCCATGCACCCGGCGCCGATGAGGCTGCCCGGCTGAAGCACGGCGAGGGCGGCCTGGCGATGCGGGCCAAGGGCAAGGCTTTGGCCGATTGCTCGCCGCTGTGCTGCATCGTCGGCGACCGCAGCTACGAGGTCGAGGTCGAGCTGGAAGTGGAGGGCGAGGCCCACGGCGGCCTGGCCCTGTTCTACGACGAACGCGGCCATGCAGGCCTGGGCTTCAGCCGCAGCGAGATGCTGACCTACGGCTACGGCCAGGAGCAGGGCTGGATGCGCGAGAAGCGGGCGGCCGGCCCGGTGCGCATCAAGCTGCGCAACCGCGAGAACGTGCTGACCTGGTGGACCTCGACCGCCGGCCAGGACTGGAAGCAGTACGGCTGGCAGATGGAGGTCTCGGGCCTGCACCACAACGTGTTCGGCGGCTTTCTCGCGCTGCGCGTGGCACTGTTCAGCGCGGGGCAGGGCGAGGTTCGTTTCCGCCGCTTCATCTACCGAGGACTGCCTGCATGA
- the yicI gene encoding alpha-xylosidase encodes MKFTDGQWMLQPGVAAHYASEAYAVEVHEDRLVILATTRPIKHRGDTLQGPTLTLTLSSPIEGAIRVHVEHFSASQAPRLHVPMPGKTRPQVSTSETETHARLQSGALSVEIRKGEGWSLVFREGDQVLTRSDWRALGYVQHAGHGNFMHEQLQLGVGEYVYGLGERFTPWIKNGQVVENSNRDGGTACEQAYKSVPFYLSSRGYGVLVDEAGPVSFEVASEKTTRVQFSREGESLSYVVFAGPKPKDVIARLTALTGRAPLPPAWSFGLWMTTSFTTQYDEATATHFIDEMKRRELPLAVFHFDCFWMREFQWCDFQWDPRGFPDPEGMLARLHGRGLKISLWINPYIAQRSPLFAEGAREGFFIKRSNGQVFQTDQWQPGMAIVDFSNPAAKAWYQDHLRRLLKMGVDCFKTDFGERIPSEGVSYHDGSDPVEMHNLYALHYNEAVFELLKEERGLAEAVVFARSTYASGQRFPVHWGGDCWSNFESMAESLRGGLSLTSCGFAFWSHDIGGFEGNPPPAVYKRWIQFGLLSSHSRLHGSSSYRVPWLVDEESCDVLRAFTRLKQRLMPYLYAEAIAATQTGVPMMRAMVVEHPDDPACATLDRQYQLGPALLVAPVFSEDGEVDFYLPEGRWTHLLSGEVKAGGRWHREKHDFLSLPLYVAPGTVLPWGAEAERPDYDYADGVCLRVFQLDDGASSAFEVASPEGRIAARGRVSRTGERYTAELTEGALHHWCIEVGGQRSPSEATASSLVWTRNA; translated from the coding sequence ATGAAATTCACCGATGGCCAATGGATGCTGCAGCCCGGCGTGGCCGCGCATTACGCGAGCGAAGCCTACGCCGTGGAGGTGCATGAGGATCGCCTCGTCATCCTGGCGACGACCCGGCCCATCAAGCACCGCGGCGACACCTTGCAGGGGCCTACCCTCACCCTCACCCTGAGCTCGCCCATCGAAGGCGCGATCCGCGTCCATGTCGAGCATTTCAGTGCCTCGCAGGCGCCGCGCCTGCATGTGCCCATGCCGGGCAAGACCCGGCCCCAGGTTTCGACCAGCGAGACCGAGACCCATGCGCGCCTGCAAAGCGGCGCCCTCTCGGTCGAGATCCGTAAGGGCGAAGGCTGGAGCCTGGTGTTCCGCGAGGGCGACCAGGTGCTCACCCGCAGCGACTGGCGCGCCCTCGGCTATGTGCAGCACGCCGGGCATGGCAACTTCATGCACGAACAGTTGCAGCTCGGCGTCGGTGAATACGTCTACGGCCTGGGCGAGCGCTTCACGCCCTGGATCAAGAACGGCCAGGTGGTCGAGAACAGCAACCGCGACGGCGGCACGGCCTGCGAGCAGGCCTACAAGAGCGTGCCCTTCTACCTGAGCAGCCGCGGCTATGGCGTGCTGGTGGATGAAGCCGGACCGGTCTCCTTCGAAGTCGCGTCGGAGAAGACCACGCGGGTGCAGTTCAGCCGTGAGGGCGAGAGCCTGTCCTATGTGGTGTTCGCTGGTCCCAAGCCCAAGGATGTGATCGCGCGGCTCACCGCCCTCACCGGCCGCGCGCCGCTGCCGCCGGCCTGGAGCTTCGGCTTGTGGATGACCACTTCGTTCACCACGCAGTACGACGAGGCCACGGCCACGCATTTCATCGACGAGATGAAGCGCCGCGAACTGCCGCTGGCGGTCTTCCATTTCGACTGCTTCTGGATGCGCGAGTTCCAGTGGTGCGATTTCCAGTGGGACCCGCGCGGCTTCCCCGACCCCGAGGGCATGCTGGCCCGCCTGCATGGCCGGGGCCTGAAGATCAGCCTCTGGATCAACCCCTACATCGCCCAGCGCTCGCCGCTGTTCGCCGAAGGAGCCCGCGAAGGCTTCTTCATCAAGCGGAGCAATGGCCAGGTGTTCCAGACCGACCAATGGCAGCCCGGCATGGCCATCGTCGACTTCAGCAACCCTGCCGCCAAGGCCTGGTACCAGGACCATCTGCGCCGCCTGCTGAAGATGGGCGTGGACTGCTTCAAGACCGACTTCGGCGAACGCATCCCGAGCGAGGGCGTGAGCTACCACGACGGTTCCGATCCGGTGGAGATGCACAACCTCTACGCGCTGCACTACAACGAGGCGGTGTTCGAGCTGCTGAAAGAGGAGCGCGGCCTGGCCGAGGCCGTGGTCTTTGCCCGCTCGACCTATGCCTCGGGCCAGCGCTTCCCGGTGCACTGGGGCGGCGACTGCTGGTCCAACTTCGAATCGATGGCCGAGAGCCTGCGCGGCGGCCTGTCGCTGACCAGTTGCGGCTTCGCGTTCTGGAGCCATGACATCGGCGGATTCGAAGGCAATCCGCCGCCGGCCGTCTACAAGCGATGGATCCAGTTCGGCCTGCTGTCCTCGCACAGCCGCCTGCACGGCAGCAGCAGCTACCGGGTGCCATGGCTGGTCGACGAAGAAAGCTGCGACGTGCTGCGGGCCTTCACCCGGCTCAAGCAACGGCTGATGCCCTACCTCTATGCCGAGGCCATCGCCGCCACGCAGACCGGCGTGCCCATGATGCGGGCCATGGTGGTCGAGCATCCCGATGACCCGGCCTGCGCCACGCTGGACCGCCAGTACCAGCTCGGTCCTGCCCTGCTGGTGGCCCCGGTGTTCAGCGAGGACGGCGAGGTGGACTTCTACCTTCCCGAAGGTCGCTGGACCCATCTGCTGTCGGGCGAGGTCAAGGCCGGCGGCCGCTGGCATCGCGAGAAGCACGACTTCCTGAGCCTGCCGCTCTATGTGGCGCCGGGCACGGTCCTGCCCTGGGGCGCCGAGGCCGAGCGGCCCGATTACGACTATGCCGACGGCGTCTGCCTGCGCGTCTTCCAGCTCGACGATGGCGCCAGCAGCGCCTTCGAGGTCGCATCGCCCGAGGGCCGGATCGCGGCGCGTGGGCGTGTCAGCCGGACGGGCGAGCGCTACACGGCCGAGCTCACCGAAGGCGCCCTGCACCACTGGTGCATCGAGGTCGGTGGCCAGCGTAGCCCGAGCGAAGCGACGGCCTCATCGCTGGTCTGGACGCGCAACGCATGA
- the modA gene encoding molybdate ABC transporter substrate-binding protein translates to MSASPSPVLRGLASLLLSLAGVAASAADLTVSAAASLSNAFRELAPAFEAQHPGTRLQFNFAASDALLAQISKGAPVDVFASADQETMDKAEAQKLLQAGSRRNFVSNSLVLVVPAASALAVSGLADLQKPEVTRIAIGKPEGVPAGRYAKGALEAAKLWSVVEPKAIYAVNVRQALDYVARAEVEAGFVYATDAAIQKDKVKVVATIPTETAIAYPIAAVTAAPNAEAARKFIDYVASPAGQAVLARYGFLKP, encoded by the coding sequence ATGAGTGCATCCCCAAGTCCGGTTCTGCGGGGCCTGGCCAGCCTGTTGCTGTCGCTGGCCGGTGTCGCAGCGAGTGCGGCCGACCTCACGGTGTCTGCCGCCGCCAGCCTGAGCAATGCGTTCCGCGAACTGGCTCCGGCCTTCGAGGCCCAGCACCCGGGCACCCGGCTGCAGTTCAACTTCGCGGCCTCGGATGCCTTGCTGGCCCAGATCAGCAAGGGCGCGCCGGTCGATGTGTTCGCCTCGGCCGACCAGGAAACCATGGACAAGGCCGAGGCGCAGAAGCTGCTGCAGGCCGGCAGCCGCCGCAACTTCGTCAGCAATTCGCTGGTGCTGGTGGTGCCGGCAGCCTCGGCGCTGGCGGTGTCAGGTCTTGCCGACCTGCAGAAGCCCGAGGTGACCCGCATCGCCATAGGCAAGCCCGAGGGCGTTCCGGCAGGCCGCTATGCCAAGGGCGCGCTCGAGGCCGCCAAGCTGTGGAGCGTCGTCGAGCCCAAGGCCATCTATGCCGTCAACGTGCGCCAGGCGCTGGACTATGTGGCGCGGGCCGAGGTCGAGGCTGGCTTCGTCTACGCCACCGATGCGGCCATCCAGAAGGACAAGGTCAAGGTCGTCGCCACCATTCCAACCGAGACTGCCATCGCCTATCCGATCGCCGCCGTGACGGCCGCCCCCAATGCGGAGGCGGCGCGCAAGTTCATCGACTACGTGGCCTCGCCGGCCGGCCAGGCGGTGCTGGCGCGCTACGGCTTTCTGAAGCCCTGA
- a CDS encoding MFS transporter, protein MSHAARHPLSWVPTLYLAMGLPNVMVGVVAAILYKNLGVPNEDIALYTSQMYLPWVLKPLWAPLLEAYRSKRWWVISMEFTMMATLGAVALCLPLEGFFRLSLAFFWITGFASATQDTVADGVFMTTVGTKEQARYSGLQGMCWNLGAVLASGLLVSLTGLLHDRLGLSWVQCWVIVVLLAAAGMGLFGLWHLRVLPPGGPSSMQGQGHGLAAMRQAWATFFAKPQIWMMLAVIFFYRFGEGFIEKFGPLFLLDDRTAGGLGLGNEALGHINGSVGTLAFIAGAFLGGFFVARRTLPRSFFILALVLNVPHLTYYYLSQSQPDSTAWIAFIVALEKFGFGMGSVGHMLYMMQQVAPGPFKMAHYAMATGVMALTKWATGTASGWLWSSVNHQYVGFFGWVLLLSIPPVLLAWWAPFPQRQDEPGAQGFRKP, encoded by the coding sequence ATGAGCCACGCCGCCCGCCATCCTTTGAGCTGGGTGCCCACGCTCTACCTCGCCATGGGTCTGCCCAATGTGATGGTGGGCGTGGTCGCCGCCATCCTCTACAAGAACCTGGGCGTGCCCAACGAGGACATTGCGCTGTACACCTCGCAGATGTACCTGCCCTGGGTGCTCAAGCCGCTGTGGGCGCCCTTGCTCGAGGCCTACCGGAGCAAGCGCTGGTGGGTGATCAGCATGGAGTTCACGATGATGGCCACGCTGGGTGCCGTCGCGCTCTGCCTGCCGCTGGAGGGCTTTTTCCGGCTGTCGCTGGCCTTCTTCTGGATCACCGGATTCGCCTCGGCCACGCAGGACACGGTGGCCGACGGCGTCTTCATGACCACCGTGGGCACGAAGGAGCAGGCGCGCTATTCCGGCCTGCAGGGCATGTGCTGGAACCTGGGCGCCGTGCTGGCTTCGGGCCTGCTGGTCTCGCTGACCGGCCTGCTGCACGACCGCCTGGGCCTGTCCTGGGTGCAGTGCTGGGTCATCGTGGTGTTGCTGGCCGCCGCAGGCATGGGCCTGTTCGGACTCTGGCACTTGCGAGTGCTGCCGCCCGGCGGGCCTTCATCCATGCAGGGCCAGGGCCACGGCCTTGCCGCGATGCGCCAGGCCTGGGCCACGTTCTTTGCCAAGCCGCAGATCTGGATGATGCTGGCGGTGATCTTCTTCTACCGCTTCGGCGAAGGATTCATAGAGAAGTTCGGCCCCTTGTTCCTGCTCGACGACCGGACGGCCGGCGGCCTGGGCCTGGGCAACGAGGCGCTGGGCCACATCAACGGCAGCGTGGGCACCCTGGCCTTCATCGCTGGCGCCTTTCTCGGCGGTTTCTTCGTCGCCCGGCGCACGCTGCCGCGCTCGTTCTTCATCCTGGCCCTGGTGCTCAATGTTCCGCACCTGACCTACTACTACCTGAGCCAGAGCCAGCCCGACAGCACGGCCTGGATCGCCTTCATCGTGGCGCTGGAGAAGTTCGGCTTCGGCATGGGCTCCGTGGGCCACATGCTCTACATGATGCAGCAGGTGGCGCCCGGCCCTTTCAAGATGGCGCACTATGCGATGGCCACCGGCGTGATGGCCCTGACCAAGTGGGCCACCGGCACGGCCAGCGGCTGGCTGTGGAGTTCGGTGAACCACCAGTACGTCGGCTTCTTCGGCTGGGTGCTGCTGCTGTCCATCCCGCCGGTGCTGCTGGCCTGGTGGGCGCCGTTTCCGCAGCGCCAGGACGAGCCAGGCGCTCAGGGCTTCAGAAAGCCGTAG